From Ipomoea triloba cultivar NCNSP0323 chromosome 5, ASM357664v1, the proteins below share one genomic window:
- the LOC116019176 gene encoding 60S ribosomal protein L35-like, with protein MARIKVHELRNKSKAELLAQLAELKAELALLRVAKVTGGAPNKLSKIKVVRLSIAQVLTVISQTQKAALRNAYKNKKYLPLDLRPKKTRAIRRRLTKHQAYLKTEREKKKEMYFPLRKYAIKV; from the exons ATGG CGAGAATCAAGGTTCACGAGCTGAGGAACAAGAGCAAAGCGGAGCTGCTGGCTCAATTGGCTGAACTCAAGGCCGAGCTCGCCCTCCTCCGCGTCGCCAAGGTTACCGGTGGTGCTCCAAATAAGCTGTCAAAAAT CAAGGTGGTAAGGCTGTCAATTGCACAGGTATTGACCGTGATTTCTCAGACTCAGAAGGCTGCACTTAGAAATGCTTATAAGAACAAGAAGTATTTGCCTCTTGATCTCCGCCCCAAGAAGACCAGAGCCATCCGCAGGCGTCTGACCAAGCACCAG GCTTATTTGAAGACAGAAAGGGAAAAGAAGAAGGAGATGTATTTCCCCTTGAGGAAATATGCTATCAAAGTGTAG
- the LOC116020785 gene encoding exocyst complex component EXO70H1, with the protein MAILDTRKEKSLPSTPRRMRAELFASSKTKSSLSSFSGHSPPATPPHTFSEAMMEENIDNAEVLIKKWDPNGSSYGKLFQENRKEAKEFVRCVKELRRAMHFLVSQHSSSGKLVKAQNLMHMAMARLEKEFYQILSANRQYLDPESVSSRSSHLSQSLSTDSEQEDGGCSDNEIQEAGESISKVERLSVLAMSDLRLIADCMVSSGYAKECVNIYKIIRKSIVDEGLYHLGIQQYSSSHISKMSSNVLEDQIKNWLNAVKIAVKTLFHGERFLCDHVFSASQTMREACFTVIAKEGATNLFRFPELVAKSKGSPEKMFRLMDLYEGISELWPEIESIFSYESVSAVRLQALSSLHKLCSSVQTLLSEFESSIHKNSSRTPILGGGIHPLTISVMDFVSSLGDYSDVLYDIIGDSAGSPARTPFPESYFESPPSASETPTSAVSARLAWIILVLLCKLDSKAELYNDIALSYLFLANNLQYVVEKVRSSFLKCLLGDNWVSKLDRKVKSYAANYKAMAWAKVFSCLPEILDPSLSPDSIKEHFRQFSAAFEEAYRKQTAYVVPDGKLRDEIKLSVAKLLVPMYREFYDTYLEVLSSEKNLEVMVRYSPDNLGNYLSDLFHGASMSRSSSSSSLSSNSRVPRCLN; encoded by the coding sequence ATGGCGATTCTTGATACCAGGAAAGAGAAATCATTGCCCTCAACGCCGAGGAGGATGAGAGCAGAGCTCTTTGCTTCATCAAAAACCAAATCTTCCCTCTCTTCCTTTTCGGGCCATTCACCACCTGCAACACCTCCCCACACTTTTTCAGAGGCAATGATGGAGGAAAACATTGATAATGCCGAGGTGCTTATCAAGAAATGGGATCCTAATGGGTCCTCCTACGGGAAACTGTTCCAAGAAAACAGAAAAGAAGCCAAGGAATTCGTCAGATGTGTGAAGGAGTTGAGAAGGGCCATGCACTTCCTGGTTTCACAGCATTCGAGTTCTGGCAAGCTTGTTAAAGCTCAGAACTTGATGCACATGGCCATGGCAAGACTCGAGAAGGAGTTTTATCAGATATTGTCTGCAAATAGACAGTATTTGGATCCAGAATCAGTGTCCAGTAGATCCTCTCACCTGTCACAGTCACTTTCAACTGATTCAGAGCAAGAAGATGGTGGTTGCTCAGATAATGAGATTCAGGAAGCTGGTGAATCCATATCCAAGGTGGAACGGTTGTCTGTTCTAGCTATGTCTGACCTCAGGCTGATTGCTGACTGTATGGTCAGCTCAGGTTATGCCAAAGAGTGtgttaacatatataaaatcatCAGAAAGTCAATTGTGGATGAAGGGCTCTATCACCTTGGAATTCAACAGTACAGCTCATCCCACATCAGCAAGATGAGTTCAAATGTTCTTGAGGATCAGATAAAGAACTGGCTAAATGCAGTGAAAATTGCAGTGAAGACACTCTTCCATGGCGAGAGGTTTCTCTGTGACCATGTCTTTTCTGCATCTCAGACCATGAGAGAAGCATGTTTCACTGTCATAGCAAAAGAAGGAGCCACTAACCTGTTCAGATTCCCGGAACTTGTTGCGAAGAGCAAGGGATCACCTGAAAAAATGTTCCGGCTAATGGACTTATATGAGGGGATTTCAGAGCTATGGCCTGAGATTGAGTCAATCTTCTCATATGAATCAGTCTCAGCAGTCAGACTGCAAGCTCTCTCCTCTCTTCACAAACTCTGCAGTTCAGTCCAAACACTACTTTCTGAGTTCGAGTCATCTATACATAAGAACTCATCGAGAACGCCAATTCTTGGTGGAGGGATTCATCCATTGACCATTTCAGTGATGGATTTTGTATCATCCCTGGGAGACTATAGCGATGTACTCTATGACATAATTGGTGACTCTGCTGGATCTCCTGCACGAACACCATTTCCAGAATCATACTTTGAGAGCCCTCCAAGTGCCTCTGAGACTCCAACTTCAGCAGTATCTGCCCGACTTGCTTGGATCATCCTCGTACTCCTCTGCAAACTCGACAGCAAAGCTGAGCTCTACAATGATATTGCTTTATCCTATCTTTTCCTAGCCAACAACCTCCAATATGTAGTGGAGAAAGTAAGGTCAAGCTTCCTCAAGTGTCTCCTTGGTGATAACTGGGTTTCAAAACTTGACAGGAAGGTGAAATCATATGCAGCAAACTACAAAGCAATGGCGTGGGCAAAAGTGTTTTCATGTCTGCCAGAGATATTGGATCCATCACTATCCCCTGACAGTATAAAGGAGCATTTTAGACAATTCAGTGCTGCCTTTGAAGAGGCATACCGGAAACAGACAGCATACGTGGTTCCTGATGGGAAGTTACGAGATGAAATAAAATTGTCAGTAGCAAAATTACTCGTACCAATGTACAGGGAATTCTATGATACATACCTGGAAGTACTGAGCAGTGAAAAGAACTTGGAGGTGATGGTGAGGTATTCTCCCGATAATTTGGGAAACTACCTGTCAGATTTGTTCCATGGGGCATCAATGTCAAGGagttcatcatcatcatctttatCATCAAATTCCCGTGTACCACGGTGCCTTAATTAA
- the LOC116020786 gene encoding putative pectate lyase 21 has product MATLPYADVDFNLRALAGRAEGFGRFSIGGLNGGLYRVTTLADDGPGSLRDGCRKKEPLWIVFEVSGVIHLSSYLSVSSYKTIDGRGQRVKLTGKGLRLKECEHIIVCNLEFEGGRGHDVDGIQIKPNSRHIWIDRCSLRDYDDGLIDITRQSTDITVSRCYFANHDKTMLIGADPSHVNDRCIRVTIHHCFFDGTRQRQPRVRFGKVHLYNNYTRNWGIYAVCASVESQIYSQCNIYEAGQKKKAFEYYTEKAADKEEARSGIIRSEGDLFLNGAQGFLLNGVGEQCFHPSEFYPNWTLETVSDSLKTVLQICTGWQSLPRPAE; this is encoded by the exons ATGGCAACATTACCATACGCTGACGTCGACTTTAACCTCAGAGCTCTGGCCGGTCGAGCCGAAGGATTCGGAAGGTTCTCCATCGGCGGCCTCAACGGTGGCCTTTATCGTGTTACCACATTAGCCG ATGATGGTCCAGGATCACTTCGTGATGGATGCCGTAAGAAAGAGCCACTTTGGATTGTCTTTGAAGTTTCAGGTGTCATTCATCTCTCATCCTACCTGAGTGTGTCATCTTATAAGACAATTGACGGGCGTGGACAAAGAGTAAAGCTGACTGGAAAAGGATTACGTCTAAAGGAATGTGAACATATAATTGTATGCAACTTGGAGTTTGAAGGTGGCAGGGGTCATGATGTTGATGGCATTCAAATAAAACCCAATTCTAGGCACATATGGATTGATCGCTGTTCACTCCGAGATTATGATGATGGCCTAATAGACATAACAAGACAAAGCACAGACATAACTGTTTCTAG ATGCTATTTTGCAAATCATGACAAAACAATGCTTATTGGAGCAGACCCCTCTCATGTCAATGATCGGTGTATAAGAGTGACCATTCACCATTGTTTTTTTGATGGTACACGCCAAAGGCAGCCTCGTGTTAGATTTGGTAAAGTTCACCTGTACAACAATTACACAAGAAATTGGGGTATATATGCTGTGTGTGCCAGTGTAGAATCACAG ATTTACTCTCAATGCAACATTTATGAAGCAGGACAAAAGAAAAAAGCTTTTGAATACTACACGGAGAAG GCAGCAGATAAGGAGGAGGCAAGATCAGGCATAATTAGATCAGAGGGTGATTTGTTTCTGAATGGAGCTCAAGGATTCTTATTAAATGGAGTTGGTGAGCAATGTTTCCATCCAAGTGAATTTTACCCTAACTGGACATTGGAAACGGTTTCAGACTCCCTCAAAACTGTACTGCAAATTTGCACAGGCTGGCAATCTCTTCCTCGGCCAGCAGAATAA